Proteins encoded in a region of the Vigna unguiculata cultivar IT97K-499-35 unplaced genomic scaffold, ASM411807v1 contig_612, whole genome shotgun sequence genome:
- the LOC114172490 gene encoding F-box/kelch-repeat protein At3g23880-like produces MTKADLVDNLGVGFYSTYLVAHKVILTSKHNDHDQYIWESQPSSSCFLTTDINDQRLPRGTKITLFLKDDQSEYLEETTIKNLISKDCQQITHPIYLWSENTKDHWKLINIWLHDQEMDNKFVAQNLGKHLPDHLAFNILFKLSLKSLKRFGCICKSWALLLENPNFMNLFYNNFISNQNSYFDDSSLLLCLGPDYDQYNDESSLYSLFGMKFQNSTILNWPNPRIEGHSPGVYILGSSSINGIICLYLEATDIVYLWNPSTNECKVTVPSPVSDVQYDFDVVIEYEGFGYDIARDDYKVIRKIGYYAQGNLVENNHNEWEYDRFWEIYSLRSNSWRKLNIEFLNCQGINNRFYLEGMCHWLCNNADEGYLVSFDISNEVCYTTLTPLDIPTKTYNDFNFCLVMRHLFLLNGSIALMSSYKDTTIFYVSILVEVGKKETWTKLFTIGPLPSLSFPIGTSNMGNILFETNDGELAWFDLRTNLIEKLGVNVQNRNCQIILYKKSLSNRRINT; encoded by the exons ATGACCAAAGCAG atTTGGTCGATAATTTGGGTGTTGGCTTCTACTCTACTTATTTGGTTGCTCATAAGGTTATCCTCACCTCCAAGCATAATGACCATGACCAATATATTTGGGAATCTCAACCTAGTTCCTCTTGCTTTTTAACCACGGATATCAATGACCAACGACTCCCCAGGGGAACTAAAATTACCCTTTTCCTCAAGGATGATCAA TCAGAGTATTTGGAGGAGACCACCATCAAGAATCTCATTAGCAAAGATTGCCAACAAATTACCCATCCTATTTACCTTTGGAGCGAGAACACCAAAGACCATTGGAAACTTATTAACATTTGGTTGCACGACCAAGAGATGGACAATAAATTTGTGGCTCAAAATCTTGGCAAACACTTACCAGATCATCTTGCATTCAACATTCTTTTCAAATTGTCATTGAAATCTCTTAAAAGATTTGGATGCATATGCAAATCATGGGCTCTCTTGTTGGAAAATCCTAATTTCATGAACCTCTTTTACAATAACTTCATATCTAACCAAAACTCTTATTTTGATGATAGCTCTCTCCTACTATGCCTCGGTCCAGATTACGACCAATATAATGATGAGTCTTCCTTATATTCACTTTTTGGTATGAAGTTTCAGAATTCGACAATATTAAATTGGCCAAATCCACGTATAGAAGGTCATTCTCCTGGAGTTTATATTTTGGGTTCTTCTAGTATTAATGGAATTATTTGCCTCTACCTAGAAGCAACAGACATTGTGTATTTATGGAATCCTTCTACCAATGAATGTAAGGTCACTGTGCCCAGCCCAGTTTCGGATGTACAATATGATTTCGATGTTGTGATTGAATATGAAGGATTTGGTTATGATATTGCTAGAGATGATTATAAAGTGATTAGAAAAATAGGTTATTATGCACAAGGAAACTTGGTTGAAAATAATCATAACGAATGGGAATATGACCGGTTTTGGGAGATTTATAGCCTAAGAAGCAATTCTTGGAGGAAACTTAATATCGAATTTCTTAACTGTCAAGGTATTAATAATAGATTCTATTTAGAGGGAATGTGTCATTGGTTATGTAACAATGCCGATGAAGGATATTTGGTTTCGTTTGACATAAGCAATGAGGTATGTTATACAACCCTCACACCCTTAGATATACCCACAAAAACATacaatgattttaatttctGTTTGGTGATGAGACACTTATTTCTCTTAAATGGGTCAATTGCTTTAATGTCAAGTTATAAAGACACAACTATATTTTACGTATCAATTTTGGTTGAAGTTGGCAAGAAGGAAACATGGACTAAACTCTTTACTATTGGACCTTTACCGTCACTTTCGTTTCCTATTGGAACAAGTAATATGGGCAATATACTCTTCGAAACAAATGATGGTGAACTAGCTTGGTTtgacttaagaaccaacctgaTTGAGAAGCTTGGTGTCAACGTACAAAATCGTAATTGCCAAATAATACTTTATAAGAAAAGTCTTTCCAATAGAAGGATAAATacttag